The Fictibacillus arsenicus genome contains a region encoding:
- a CDS encoding NAD kinase, which yields MPERNKIFFFYKREESILEKAEGLKSLAEREGFEVVENEKEANIIASIGGDGSFLQAVRKTGFREDCLYVGVSTLDSEFYCDFHVDDQAGMIEAMKNEQIEVRKYPALSVTIDGQGSFYCLNECSLRSSIIRTLEIDVFIDDLYFETFRGDGLIISTPTGSTAYNKSVNGAVVDPMLACYQISELASLNNNQYRTLGSSFILSDNRKMSLKIKHDNSHYPIIGMDNEAMSIKHCESLSFEITEKRIKTVKLKDNSFWHKVKRSFL from the coding sequence ATGCCAGAAAGAAATAAGATTTTCTTTTTCTATAAAAGAGAAGAGTCTATTCTCGAAAAAGCTGAAGGATTAAAATCTTTAGCAGAAAGAGAAGGATTTGAAGTTGTGGAAAATGAAAAGGAAGCCAACATTATTGCAAGTATAGGCGGTGACGGATCGTTTTTGCAGGCAGTACGCAAAACGGGTTTTAGAGAAGATTGTTTATATGTGGGAGTAAGTACACTGGATTCGGAATTTTATTGTGACTTTCATGTCGACGATCAAGCTGGGATGATCGAAGCAATGAAAAACGAACAGATCGAAGTTCGTAAGTATCCGGCACTTTCCGTTACGATAGATGGACAAGGTTCTTTTTATTGCCTGAACGAATGTTCACTTCGTTCTTCTATTATTAGAACACTTGAAATCGATGTTTTTATTGATGATCTTTATTTTGAAACTTTCCGCGGAGACGGTTTAATCATATCCACGCCTACTGGAAGTACAGCTTATAATAAATCAGTCAACGGTGCAGTGGTTGATCCAATGCTAGCATGCTATCAGATCAGTGAGCTTGCTTCTTTAAACAATAATCAGTATCGTACGCTCGGTTCATCATTTATTTTGAGTGATAACCGAAAAATGTCCTTAAAGATCAAACATGATAACAGCCATTATCCGATTATCGGAATGGATAACGAAGCGATGAGTATTAAACATTGCGAGAGCCTGAGTTTTGAAATTACAGAGAAAAGAATTAAAACGGTAAAACTAAAAGATAATTCATTCTGGCATAAAGTGAAAAGAAGCTTTTTGTAG
- a CDS encoding class I SAM-dependent methyltransferase, with protein sequence MSNFKDVEKMFIVMDNTATAIKEKLDLPYLDALVETGENLFFQEIPKEYPKELVSVLTDEYKKVNLAEYGKEELRKAFQLAVLKGMKEAVQPHHAMTPDAVALFTGYLVQKFMKKAEHLTLLDPVTGSGNLLTAVLNQLKEKQCEAFGVEVDETLLRLAWVNANIQKHKVELFHQDVIKPLYADPVDVVVADLPVGYYPDDESAKVFKVSEKEGHTYAHHLIIEQAVHHLKETGIGIFIVPNNLFESEQSGLLKAWIKEHVSVLGLLQLPESLFKSTVHAKSVLILQKNGEGTIKPKQAMLAQLPSFSNKAGLANVMEQINEWFKTEWEREK encoded by the coding sequence ATGAGTAATTTTAAAGATGTAGAAAAAATGTTTATAGTAATGGATAATACTGCAACAGCAATTAAGGAGAAGCTTGATCTCCCTTATTTAGATGCTCTCGTAGAAACTGGAGAAAATCTATTTTTTCAAGAGATCCCTAAAGAATATCCAAAAGAGCTTGTAAGTGTATTAACCGATGAATATAAAAAGGTTAATCTTGCTGAATACGGCAAGGAAGAATTGCGAAAGGCATTTCAGCTTGCAGTTTTAAAAGGAATGAAAGAAGCAGTGCAGCCGCATCACGCAATGACTCCTGATGCTGTAGCTTTATTTACGGGCTATCTCGTTCAAAAATTTATGAAAAAAGCTGAACATCTTACACTGCTGGATCCTGTAACAGGTTCAGGTAACTTATTGACAGCTGTATTAAACCAGCTTAAAGAAAAGCAATGTGAAGCGTTTGGTGTGGAAGTAGATGAAACTCTATTGCGTTTAGCTTGGGTAAATGCAAATATTCAAAAACATAAAGTTGAACTCTTTCATCAAGATGTGATTAAACCTCTTTATGCTGATCCAGTTGACGTAGTCGTAGCTGATCTTCCGGTTGGATACTACCCAGATGACGAAAGTGCTAAAGTGTTTAAAGTCAGTGAAAAAGAGGGCCACACATACGCACACCATCTCATCATTGAGCAAGCTGTACATCATCTGAAGGAAACTGGAATCGGAATATTTATTGTTCCTAACAATCTTTTTGAAAGCGAGCAATCAGGTTTGTTGAAAGCTTGGATTAAAGAACATGTATCAGTTTTAGGATTGCTTCAGCTTCCTGAATCTCTATTTAAATCAACCGTCCATGCAAAAAGTGTCCTTATACTTCAGAAAAATGGCGAAGGAACTATAAAACCTAAACAAGCAATGCTAGCGCAGCTTCCCTCCTTCTCGAATAAAGCAGGACTTGCGAATGTGATGGAACAAATAAATGAGTGGTTTAAAACTGAATGGGAACGTGAAAAATAA
- a CDS encoding DUF2953 domain-containing protein yields the protein MEWILIILGIFLFLFLILMFSTLNVALHFVHRNDNSDIQITLRMYRIIRYTLHIPIVQIDAKDHSVKIREEKQTSMGQKKEKKKKISFKQIKNQYESFQKTLKHVQNLYRIIAYFLKKIKVSQLEWHSAIGLGEASSSAIAAGTVWGIKGIVLQLINTFFLLKGTPSISVVPVFQGMHSETRLSCMVSFKIGHAIVVMLKILKSWRKSRRSSHVNSEYMTGGV from the coding sequence ATGGAATGGATTTTAATTATATTAGGAATTTTTTTATTTTTATTTCTTATTTTGATGTTCTCAACGCTGAATGTAGCGCTTCATTTTGTGCATCGCAACGACAACAGTGATATACAGATTACGCTGCGTATGTATCGGATTATTCGATACACATTGCATATACCGATTGTCCAAATTGATGCAAAAGACCATTCAGTAAAGATAAGAGAAGAAAAGCAAACGAGTATGGGGCAGAAGAAAGAAAAGAAAAAGAAAATTTCATTTAAACAAATAAAAAATCAGTATGAATCGTTTCAAAAAACATTAAAACATGTTCAAAACCTGTATCGGATAATTGCATACTTCTTAAAAAAGATAAAAGTTTCTCAGTTGGAATGGCATAGCGCTATAGGTCTCGGTGAGGCTTCATCATCAGCAATTGCAGCTGGAACAGTATGGGGAATTAAAGGGATCGTCTTGCAGCTGATCAATACCTTTTTCCTTTTAAAAGGAACGCCATCGATCTCTGTAGTTCCGGTTTTTCAAGGAATGCACAGTGAAACAAGGCTATCCTGTATGGTTTCTTTTAAAATCGGGCATGCTATTGTCGTTATGTTAAAAATATTGAAGTCTTGGCGGAAATCAAGACGTTCATCTCACGTAAATTCTGAATATATGACTGGAGGAGTGTAA
- the tpx gene encoding thiol peroxidase — MMSVTFKEKPVTLLGNQLKAGDQAPDFKVLANDMSEVTLADSKGSVRLIAAVPSVDTGVCDAEVRRFNEEASKLGNVKVLTISVDLPFAQKRWCAAAGIENVQTLSDHRDLSFGKAYGVAIEELRLLARSVFVIDSSDKITYVEYVDEVTSHPNYEAAIEAAKAAK, encoded by the coding sequence ATCATGAGCGTAACATTTAAAGAAAAACCAGTCACTTTACTAGGAAACCAGTTAAAAGCGGGGGATCAAGCTCCAGATTTTAAAGTTCTTGCAAATGATATGTCAGAAGTTACTCTGGCAGATTCAAAAGGCAGTGTAAGACTAATCGCAGCTGTACCTTCAGTTGATACAGGTGTGTGTGATGCAGAAGTTCGCCGTTTTAATGAAGAAGCTTCAAAGCTTGGAAATGTAAAAGTATTAACGATCTCTGTAGATTTGCCATTTGCACAAAAAAGATGGTGTGCTGCAGCGGGTATTGAAAATGTTCAAACACTATCTGACCACCGTGATCTTTCGTTTGGTAAAGCTTATGGTGTTGCAATTGAAGAGCTTCGTCTTCTTGCGCGCTCTGTATTCGTAATCGATAGCTCGGACAAAATTACATATGTTGAATATGTAGACGAAGTAACGAGTCATCCAAATTATGAAGCAGCCATTGAAGCTGCTAAAGCTGCAAAATAA
- a CDS encoding cysteine desulfurase family protein, translating to MIYLDNSATTKPYKEVLDTFITVSQKYFANPSSLHSKGGEAEKLLIAARKSIADLLAVTSSEIVFTSGGTEGNNIAIKGIAYQHQNRGKHLITTAVEHASSYESFQYLETQGFEVTYLPVNEAGMTSLEDLKRALRPDTVLVSMLHVNNETGTIQPIKEIGEILKDHKKIFFHVDNVQGIGKVPLQLREWGIDLCTLSAHKIHGLKGTGLLYVKNGVTLSALFTGGEQEYRKRAGTENVAGIASMAKALRLTLDEMRIKKEKMLAVKQVFTEGLKKIESVELNTPENYSAPHIVNFSVEGIKPEVLIHALDKRDIFVSTRSACSSKQGGASRILLEMGLGEQRASTAIRISTSYDNTVEEAKSTLIALEEEILNFKKVMR from the coding sequence ATGATTTATCTCGATAATAGTGCTACAACTAAGCCATATAAGGAAGTACTTGATACATTTATTACGGTTTCTCAAAAATATTTTGCTAATCCATCTTCACTTCATTCTAAAGGTGGAGAAGCAGAGAAGCTGCTAATAGCAGCAAGGAAGTCAATTGCTGATTTGTTAGCTGTCACGTCATCTGAAATAGTTTTTACTTCAGGTGGAACTGAGGGTAACAATATAGCAATAAAAGGAATTGCATACCAGCACCAAAATCGCGGGAAACACTTAATTACTACAGCTGTAGAACATGCTTCATCTTATGAGTCGTTTCAATATTTAGAGACACAGGGATTTGAAGTTACTTATTTGCCAGTGAATGAGGCAGGAATGACTTCATTAGAAGATTTAAAGCGGGCATTACGCCCTGATACGGTTCTTGTTTCGATGCTGCATGTAAATAATGAGACAGGAACGATTCAGCCTATAAAAGAAATCGGTGAGATTCTAAAAGATCACAAAAAGATCTTTTTTCATGTCGACAATGTTCAAGGAATCGGGAAAGTTCCTCTGCAGCTAAGAGAATGGGGAATAGACCTTTGTACCTTATCTGCTCATAAGATACATGGCTTGAAAGGAACCGGTTTGCTATATGTAAAAAACGGTGTAACTCTTTCTGCCTTATTTACAGGCGGTGAACAGGAGTATCGAAAGCGTGCAGGAACAGAAAATGTGGCTGGAATTGCTTCCATGGCAAAGGCTTTGCGGTTAACATTGGATGAGATGCGCATCAAAAAAGAAAAGATGCTGGCAGTAAAGCAAGTATTTACAGAAGGATTGAAAAAAATAGAGAGTGTAGAGCTCAATACGCCAGAGAACTATTCAGCTCCTCATATCGTTAATTTTTCTGTAGAGGGCATTAAACCAGAGGTATTGATTCACGCTCTTGATAAAAGAGATATATTTGTTTCGACACGTTCTGCATGTTCTTCTAAACAAGGAGGCGCGAGCAGGATCCTATTGGAAATGGGCCTTGGTGAACAACGCGCTTCTACAGCAATTCGGATCAGCACATCTTATGACAACACAGTCGAAGAGGCTAAAAGCACGTTAATCGCATTAGAAGAAGAGATTTTAAATTTTAAAAAGGTAATGAGGTAA
- the ytfJ gene encoding GerW family sporulation protein yields the protein MSEHPIQGLMKTAMENLKEMIDVNTIIGDPVETPDGSVILTVSKVGFGFAAGGSEFGNQQESQQSSQGSQGSQQGSSNGSKEMPFGGGSGGGVSITPIAFLVVSNTGIKTIHLDNSTHLYERILDLAPGVIDKLQHLMNKNKQKGSANTQTNEF from the coding sequence ATGAGTGAACATCCAATCCAGGGTTTAATGAAAACCGCTATGGAAAATCTTAAAGAAATGATCGATGTTAATACAATTATCGGAGACCCTGTTGAAACTCCTGACGGGAGTGTAATCCTTACCGTTTCAAAAGTTGGGTTTGGATTTGCAGCTGGAGGAAGTGAATTCGGAAATCAGCAGGAATCTCAACAATCATCTCAAGGGTCTCAAGGCTCTCAGCAAGGGTCTTCGAACGGTTCAAAAGAAATGCCGTTTGGTGGAGGAAGCGGGGGCGGAGTTTCAATTACTCCAATCGCATTCCTAGTTGTAAGCAATACAGGTATAAAAACCATTCACCTTGACAACAGTACGCATCTATATGAAAGAATTTTAGACTTAGCTCCTGGCGTTATCGATAAGCTGCAGCATTTGATGAATAAAAATAAGCAAAAAGGGTCTGCAAACACACAAACAAATGAGTTTTAA
- the thiI gene encoding tRNA uracil 4-sulfurtransferase ThiI, whose translation MLYDHLVVRYGELSLKGKNRRHFESQLFVTVKRKLRQYDKLKMAKLFDRIVVELNGEPHEPVVKALQDIFGIHSISLALRAENELAEIQKAALLALKEAMVQKGTFKVTGKRSLKSFPVNSMQLNREVGGYLLEHTDGLTVDVHHPDVNVKVEVKDTGTYISCQTYEGAGGLPIGVGGKAMLMLSGGIDSPVAGYLTMKRGVRIEGVHFHSPPFTSERAKQKVVDLTQELTRYSGGKIKLHIVPFTTIQQTIKDKIPASYSMTIMRRVMLRITEKLAESNHAMAIANGENLGQVASQTMHSMYAINEVTNMPILRPVITMDKQEIMNISHKIGTYDISIRPYEDCCTIFLPSAPKTKPKRDKAIWFEKNIENLEELIEEAVRNVETIILEEGKTTENTFEDLF comes from the coding sequence ATGCTTTATGATCATTTAGTTGTACGCTATGGAGAATTATCTCTAAAAGGGAAAAACAGAAGACATTTCGAATCTCAATTATTTGTCACTGTAAAAAGAAAGCTTCGTCAATATGACAAGCTAAAAATGGCTAAATTATTTGACCGAATCGTTGTTGAATTGAATGGCGAGCCGCATGAGCCTGTTGTAAAGGCACTTCAGGACATCTTTGGTATTCACTCGATCAGCCTTGCACTTAGAGCGGAAAATGAGTTAGCAGAAATCCAAAAAGCAGCTTTACTTGCACTCAAAGAAGCGATGGTTCAAAAAGGGACTTTTAAAGTAACGGGAAAGCGTTCATTAAAATCTTTTCCTGTAAACTCCATGCAGCTTAACCGCGAAGTGGGGGGCTACCTTTTAGAGCATACAGATGGTCTTACAGTTGATGTTCATCATCCTGATGTAAATGTGAAAGTAGAAGTTAAAGATACAGGGACGTATATCAGCTGCCAGACATATGAGGGAGCTGGCGGACTGCCGATAGGTGTTGGCGGAAAAGCAATGCTCATGCTTTCTGGCGGAATTGACAGTCCTGTTGCAGGATATCTAACAATGAAACGCGGAGTCCGTATAGAAGGTGTTCATTTTCACAGCCCTCCATTTACAAGCGAACGCGCTAAACAAAAAGTTGTTGATCTAACACAGGAACTGACACGCTATAGCGGAGGGAAGATCAAGCTCCATATCGTTCCGTTTACAACGATACAGCAAACGATAAAAGATAAGATTCCAGCAAGCTACAGCATGACCATCATGAGACGTGTAATGCTGAGAATAACGGAAAAGCTTGCTGAAAGCAACCATGCAATGGCAATTGCAAACGGAGAAAATCTTGGACAAGTAGCCAGCCAGACGATGCACAGCATGTATGCTATAAACGAAGTAACAAACATGCCTATTCTGCGCCCGGTTATCACAATGGACAAGCAGGAAATTATGAATATCTCCCATAAAATCGGAACTTATGATATCTCAATTCGTCCATATGAAGATTGTTGTACAATCTTCTTGCCATCTGCTCCAAAAACTAAGCCGAAGCGTGATAAGGCGATATGGTTCGAAAAAAATATTGAGAATTTGGAAGAATTGATAGAAGAAGCGGTTCGAAATGTTGAAACCATTATCCTTGAAGAAGGCAAAACAACAGAAAATACGTTTGAAGATCTGTTTTAA
- the mbcS gene encoding acyl-CoA synthetase MbcS — MNLAAPSIYNLTMEIEKYAENPEKTALIWMNEDNEKQTITYKKLIERSNQIANSLEELGLGKGDRVLVIMPRLIETYAVYIACLKAGITVIPCSEMLRAKDLSYRVQHSEAKAIIADHQYTEQVNEIKDALPTLTYKISTNGDTENWLSLNAITENVSVSYKAPKTSKDDMAFLSYTSGTTGQPKGVVHTHGWAYAHIRTAAKSWLNISENDKVWATAGPGWQKWIWSPFLSTLGTGAAGFVYQGKFDPQKYLALLENEQISVLCCTPTEYRLMAKVDNLDQYRLPHLRSAVSAGEPLNREVIDTFEKYFHVKVRDGYGQTENTLLVGTMEGMEIKPGSMGKPTPGNDVEIIDENGVPVKAGEVGDIAVHKNCPALFKEYYKDQDRTLMAFRGDYYVTGDKAKKDDDGYFWFEGRGDDIIISSGYTIGPFEVEDALVKHPAVKECAVVASPDEIRGHIVKAFVVLRDESASKEALTPELQEHVKQLTAPYKYPRLIEYVSDLPKTTSGKIRRIELRQLEASKTR, encoded by the coding sequence ATGAACTTGGCAGCTCCAAGTATCTACAATTTAACAATGGAAATTGAAAAATACGCAGAGAACCCCGAAAAAACGGCTCTAATCTGGATGAACGAAGACAATGAAAAACAAACCATAACCTATAAAAAGTTAATAGAACGATCAAACCAAATTGCTAATTCACTTGAGGAATTGGGTTTAGGTAAGGGAGATCGAGTTCTTGTTATTATGCCGCGATTAATTGAAACGTACGCTGTTTATATCGCGTGTTTAAAAGCAGGTATCACAGTTATTCCTTGTTCCGAAATGCTTAGAGCTAAAGACTTGAGCTACCGTGTTCAGCATAGTGAAGCAAAAGCAATTATTGCAGACCATCAGTACACAGAACAGGTAAACGAAATAAAAGACGCTCTTCCGACTCTTACATACAAAATAAGCACTAACGGTGACACGGAAAATTGGTTAAGTTTAAATGCAATAACAGAGAATGTAAGCGTTTCCTATAAGGCGCCAAAAACTTCAAAGGATGATATGGCATTTCTATCCTACACATCAGGAACAACTGGACAGCCTAAAGGTGTTGTACATACACATGGATGGGCATATGCACATATCCGTACTGCAGCTAAAAGCTGGTTAAATATTTCCGAGAACGATAAAGTATGGGCTACGGCAGGACCTGGCTGGCAAAAGTGGATTTGGAGCCCATTTCTTTCCACTTTGGGTACAGGAGCTGCAGGATTCGTTTATCAGGGGAAGTTTGATCCTCAAAAATATTTAGCTCTGCTAGAGAATGAACAGATTTCTGTTTTATGCTGCACCCCGACAGAATATCGATTAATGGCAAAAGTGGACAATCTCGATCAGTATCGTTTACCGCATTTAAGAAGTGCTGTTTCCGCAGGAGAACCTTTAAATAGAGAAGTAATTGATACGTTTGAAAAGTATTTCCATGTTAAAGTCCGTGACGGATATGGCCAAACGGAAAATACTTTGCTGGTTGGAACTATGGAAGGTATGGAAATTAAGCCTGGATCTATGGGGAAACCAACACCAGGAAATGATGTTGAGATCATTGATGAGAATGGTGTTCCAGTAAAGGCTGGTGAAGTCGGTGATATTGCGGTTCACAAAAATTGCCCTGCACTATTTAAAGAGTATTATAAAGATCAGGATCGAACGTTGATGGCTTTTAGAGGAGATTATTACGTTACAGGCGATAAAGCGAAGAAAGATGATGACGGGTATTTCTGGTTTGAAGGAAGAGGAGATGACATCATTATTTCATCAGGCTATACGATTGGTCCATTTGAAGTGGAGGATGCCCTTGTAAAGCACCCAGCGGTAAAAGAGTGTGCTGTTGTGGCAAGTCCAGATGAAATTAGAGGACATATTGTAAAAGCATTTGTAGTATTAAGAGATGAATCAGCGAGTAAAGAAGCATTAACACCAGAATTGCAGGAACATGTTAAACAACTGACAGCACCTTATAAATATCCCCGCTTGATTGAGTATGTGAGCGATCTTCCAAAAACGACATCAGGAAAGATCCGGCGCATCGAGCTTCGTCAGTTAGAAGCATCGAAAACGAGATAA
- a CDS encoding amidohydrolase, giving the protein MGTLFHNGKIYTMVSEGDQCEAVFVKEGKIEKTGTKNELHVLYGSEITRTVDLEGNVMFPGFVDSHLHLIGHGEKLIRLDLSEMTSAEEMEKALKEKAQTLGKDEWLLGEGWNENNFIDRKIFHKHELDAISDGRPVLLSRVCRHAFLANSKALELAGITSETPDPAGGIIKRDADGEPTGLLHDSAADLVKKAVPEVSQEYLNKALKTSVEYLLSLGLTGGHTEDLSYYGYVERPLKAYKKVFEEDHVKFKAHLLVHHEALDDFKKVKQNYQLPFVEYGAMKIFGDGAFGGRTAWLSHPYNDAPETSGVYIHEDDELLNLIQKARKENMNIAVHTIGDMALQKTIETIKKCPPLGGRDRLIHAGLVSEFLIEEIKKLSVILDVQPGFVASDFPWLIERLGTERIPYAYAFRTLLDEGIICAGGSDAPIEPVDPLLGIYAANARRKPGEDHEGYVPEQKLTRHEAIGLYTYGSAAAIQQEHFRGYIKEGYAADFTVYDRDLFTVPIDELLKAEVVYTIVEGEIAFCQSDNKVRSE; this is encoded by the coding sequence GTGGGGACTTTGTTTCACAACGGAAAAATATATACGATGGTCAGTGAAGGTGATCAATGTGAGGCAGTATTTGTAAAGGAAGGGAAGATTGAAAAAACGGGAACTAAAAATGAGCTGCATGTTTTGTATGGCAGTGAAATTACTCGTACTGTTGATTTGGAAGGCAATGTGATGTTTCCCGGATTTGTTGACAGTCATCTGCATCTCATTGGTCATGGTGAAAAGCTTATAAGGTTAGATCTCTCAGAAATGACTTCTGCAGAAGAAATGGAAAAAGCGCTTAAAGAAAAAGCGCAAACTTTGGGTAAAGATGAGTGGCTGCTTGGCGAGGGATGGAACGAGAACAATTTTATTGACCGGAAAATTTTTCACAAGCACGAATTAGATGCCATTTCTGATGGTCGTCCGGTTTTATTATCAAGAGTGTGCCGTCATGCATTTTTAGCAAATTCAAAAGCTCTTGAGTTAGCTGGTATTACGAGTGAAACACCTGATCCTGCTGGCGGTATTATTAAAAGGGATGCTGACGGGGAACCTACTGGTTTATTGCATGACAGTGCGGCTGACCTAGTAAAAAAAGCAGTTCCGGAGGTTTCACAGGAATATTTGAACAAAGCATTAAAAACATCCGTTGAATACTTGCTCTCTTTAGGATTAACCGGTGGCCATACAGAGGATCTTAGTTATTATGGATATGTTGAAAGGCCATTAAAAGCTTACAAAAAGGTTTTTGAAGAAGATCATGTGAAATTTAAAGCTCATTTACTCGTTCATCATGAGGCACTTGATGATTTTAAGAAGGTTAAACAAAATTATCAGCTGCCATTTGTAGAATATGGTGCCATGAAAATTTTCGGGGATGGAGCTTTTGGAGGACGGACAGCATGGCTTTCTCATCCATATAATGATGCTCCCGAAACCTCTGGTGTTTATATTCACGAAGACGATGAACTATTAAACCTGATTCAAAAAGCACGAAAAGAAAACATGAATATCGCCGTTCATACCATTGGTGATATGGCTCTGCAGAAAACGATTGAAACGATTAAAAAATGTCCGCCTCTTGGTGGCAGAGACCGTTTAATTCATGCAGGTTTAGTATCAGAGTTTTTGATTGAAGAGATAAAAAAGCTATCCGTTATTTTAGATGTTCAGCCAGGTTTTGTAGCATCGGACTTCCCATGGCTGATTGAGCGTCTCGGTACAGAACGGATTCCGTATGCTTATGCTTTTAGAACCTTATTGGATGAGGGTATTATTTGTGCGGGAGGATCAGATGCCCCAATAGAACCAGTTGATCCGCTACTGGGTATTTATGCAGCAAATGCACGAAGAAAGCCTGGAGAAGACCATGAAGGATATGTTCCAGAGCAAAAGCTTACGAGACATGAAGCGATCGGTCTATACACTTATGGAAGTGCTGCAGCTATACAGCAAGAGCATTTTAGAGGATATATTAAAGAAGGCTATGCCGCAGATTTTACGGTTTATGACCGTGATTTGTTTACTGTGCCTATTGATGAGTTACTGAAAGCTGAAGTAGTTTACACAATAGTAGAAGGTGAGATCGCATTCTGCCAATCCGATAATAAAGTAAGATCAGAATAA
- a CDS encoding alpha/beta-type small acid-soluble spore protein has product MANQSNQLVVPGAQQAVDQMKYEIASEFGVNLGPDSTSRANGSVGGEITKRLVAQALGGFTK; this is encoded by the coding sequence ATGGCAAACCAAAGCAACCAATTAGTAGTGCCAGGTGCACAACAAGCTGTTGACCAAATGAAATATGAAATCGCTTCTGAATTCGGTGTAAACCTTGGACCAGATTCAACTTCTCGCGCTAACGGATCTGTAGGTGGAGAAATCACTAAGCGTCTAGTAGCTCAAGCTCTAGGTGGATTCACAAAGTAA